The Vitis riparia cultivar Riparia Gloire de Montpellier isolate 1030 chromosome 3, EGFV_Vit.rip_1.0, whole genome shotgun sequence genome includes a region encoding these proteins:
- the LOC117911395 gene encoding dolichyl-diphosphooligosaccharide--protein glycosyltransferase 48 kDa subunit-like → MSRFVVFLTLIALLPTLSFSFSPENPTDRRILVLLDDVSLKSSHSLFFKSLQSRGFELEFKLADDPKISLQRYGQYLYDGLILFSPTIERFGGSVDLAAILDFVDSGHDLIMSADVSASDLIREIATECGVEFDEDPAAMVIDHTSFAVSDTEGDHTLIVSDDFIKSDVILGKEKIEAPVLFRGIGHSTNPANSLVLKALSASPAAYSANPKSKLSNPPSLTGSAISLVSVVQARNNARVLISGSLSMFSNRLFRSGVQKAGSSTKHEKSGNEQFLTELSRWVFHERGHLKAVNVSHHNVGEADEPSMYRIKDDLEYSVEIYEWSGTSWEPYVAEDVQVQFYMMSPYVLKTLSTNQKGLYYTAFKVPDVYGVFQFKVEYQRLGYTSLSLSKQIPVRPFRHNEYERFITAAFPYYGSSFTMMAGFFIFSIVYLYNK, encoded by the exons ATGTCTCGTTTCGTCGTCTTCCTCACGTTGATCGCACTTCTTCCGACGCTCTCATTTTCCTTCTCTCCCGAGAATCCCACGGATCGACGGATCCTCGTCTTGCTGGACGACGTCTCTTTGAAATCATCTCACTCCCTCTTCTTCAAATCTCTCCAATCTCGCGGATTCGAGCTCGAGTTCAAGCTTGCTGACGATCCGAAGATCAGTTTGCAGAGATATGGACAGTATTTGTACGACGGATTGATTCTGTTTTCTCCAACAATCGAGC GATTTGGGGGATCTGTTGACTTGGCCGCAATTCTGGATTTTGTCGATTCGGGTCATGATTTGATCATGTCAGCTGATGTTTCCGCGTCTGATTTAATTCGGGAGATTGCAACGGAGTGTGGTGTTGAATTCGATGAG GATCCTGCAGCTATGGTTATTGATCACACCAGTTTTGCAGTCTCAGATACTGAAGGAGACCATACATTGATAGTCAGTGATGATTTTATAAAGtctgatgtgattttggggaaAGAGAAGATCGAG GCGCCTGTACTTTTTAGGGGGATTGGTCATTCAACAAATCCTGCCAATAGCTTG GTTTTGAAAGCTCTCTCAGCGTCTCCTGCTGCCTATTCGGCCAACCCAAAGTCTAAGTTGTCAAACCCTCCATCTCTCACTGGATCTGCGATCTCTTTAGTTTCAGTTGTGCAG GCAAGAAACAATGCTCGAGTCTTGATCTCAGGTTCATTAAGCATGTTTAGTAATAG ATTGTTCAGATCTGGAGTGCAAAAGGCTGGAAGCTCAACCAA ACATGAGAAATCTGGAAACGAGCAGTTTTTGACTGAGCTTAGCAGATGGGTTTTCCATGAAAGAGGTCATCTCAAG GCTGTAAATGTTAGCCACCACAATGTCGGGGAAGCAGATGAACCTTCAATGTACAGGATCAAGGATGACCtg GAATATTCGGTTGAGATATATGAGTGGTCTGGAACAAGTTGGGAACCATATGTTGCCGAAGATGTTCAAGTGCAATTTTATATGATGAGCCCCTATGTTTTGAAAACCTTATCAACTAACCAGAAG GGTCTATATTACACGGCGTTCAAGGTTCCTGATGTTTATGGCGTTTTCCAGTTCAAGGTTGAGTACCAGAGGCTTGGATACACAAGCTTGTCTCTATCAAAGCAG ATTCCAGTTCGGCCTTTCAGACACAATGAATACGAAAGATTTATAACAGCTGCATTTCCCTATTATGGCTCATCATTTACTATG ATGGCTGGTTTCTTCATCTTCTCCATCGTCTACCTATACAACAAGTAG